The Nitrospira sp. genome contains a region encoding:
- a CDS encoding threonine synthase, whose translation MSKMKALVCRECGKEYPTKAIHVCEMCFGPLEVKYNYDEIKKTISRKKIEDGPRSMWRYIDLLPVEGTNFVGPHAGFTPLVRAKNLGAYLGLDELYIKNDTVNHPTLSFKDRVVAVALTRARELGFETVACASTGNLANSVAAHAASANLHCYVFIPGDLEAAKVLGNLIYKPHVVEIEGNYDDVNRLCSEIAAEHGWAFVNINIRPYYAEGSKTLAFETVEQLGWRTPDQVVIPMASGSLLTKIWKGLHEMKALGLIDAVHTKINGAQAEGCSPISTAFKAGRDFFKPVKPQTIAKSLAIGNPADGYYALKATAESHGSMDMVTDAEVVEGIQLLAQTEGIFAETAGGVTIGVLKKLVKQGVIKKDEVTVAYVTGNGLKTQEAVIDSVGRPVRIQPSLVAFEKTFKMGKNGGGDA comes from the coding sequence ATGAGCAAAATGAAAGCGCTGGTCTGCCGCGAGTGCGGCAAGGAATACCCGACAAAAGCCATCCATGTCTGCGAGATGTGCTTCGGCCCCCTCGAAGTGAAGTACAACTACGACGAAATCAAGAAAACCATCTCCCGCAAAAAGATCGAGGACGGTCCGCGCAGCATGTGGCGTTACATCGATCTGCTGCCGGTCGAGGGAACGAATTTTGTCGGCCCGCACGCCGGATTCACTCCGCTCGTGCGCGCCAAAAATCTCGGCGCCTATCTCGGACTCGACGAGCTGTACATCAAGAACGACACCGTAAATCATCCGACCCTGTCGTTTAAGGATCGCGTCGTCGCCGTGGCCCTCACGCGCGCGCGCGAGCTGGGCTTCGAAACCGTGGCTTGCGCATCGACCGGCAACTTGGCGAACTCGGTGGCCGCCCACGCCGCCTCCGCCAATCTTCACTGCTACGTGTTCATCCCCGGCGACCTCGAAGCCGCAAAGGTGCTCGGCAATCTGATCTATAAGCCGCACGTCGTCGAGATCGAAGGCAACTATGACGATGTCAACCGCCTCTGCAGCGAGATCGCCGCTGAACATGGCTGGGCCTTCGTGAATATCAACATTCGCCCCTATTATGCGGAAGGCTCGAAGACGCTCGCCTTTGAGACGGTGGAGCAACTTGGATGGAGAACGCCCGATCAAGTCGTCATTCCCATGGCATCAGGCTCTCTGTTGACCAAGATTTGGAAGGGGTTGCACGAAATGAAAGCCTTAGGCCTGATCGACGCCGTTCACACTAAGATCAACGGCGCCCAAGCGGAAGGCTGCTCGCCGATTTCCACTGCATTCAAGGCGGGGCGCGACTTCTTCAAGCCGGTGAAACCGCAGACGATCGCCAAGTCCCTTGCCATCGGCAACCCCGCCGATGGGTACTATGCGCTCAAGGCGACCGCCGAGAGTCATGGATCCATGGACATGGTGACGGATGCAGAAGTGGTAGAAGGGATCCAGCTGCTGGCCCAAACCGAAGGCATCTTCGCGGAGACAGCCGGAGGCGTGACAATCGGCGTGCTCAAGAAGCTCGTCAAGCAAGGAGTGATCAAGAAAGATGAGGTGACGGTGGCGTACGTCACCGGCAACGGCCTGAAGACCCAGGAGGCGGTGATCGATTCCGTCGGTCGCCCGGTACGCATCCAACCCAGCCTGGTCGCCTTCGAAAAGACGTTTAAAATGGGAAAGAACGGTGGTGGTGACGCATGA
- a CDS encoding molybdopterin-dependent oxidoreductase has protein sequence MFLSRRQFLKVSVGTVAAAAVADKVLALTALQPVIEVGNPLGDYPDRSWERVYHDQYRYDSSFTWVCSPNDTHACRIRAFVRNGVVMRVEQNYDHQTYEDLYGNRGTFAQNPRMCLKGFTFHRRVYGPYRLKGPLMRKGWKQWMDDGSPELTPESKRKYKFDSRFLDDMLRVSWDTAFTYAAKAMIVIATRYSGEAGARRLREQGYAPEMIEMMKGAGVRCFKHRAGMPILGLIGKHGNTRFNNSVLPLLDSWIRKVGPDQAQGGRYWNNYTWHGDQDPSQPFWNGTQNCDVDLSDMRFTKMNTSWGKNFVENKMPEAHWKLESIERGARICVITPEYNPTAQRADYWIPVRPNADAALFLGACKIILDENMQDIDYIKQFTDLPLLVRTDTLQYLDPRDVIADYKFPDFSHSYSGRVQSLKPNQIERLGGFMVWDSDKKQAVPLHREQVGWHLDKSGIDPALTGTYRVKLLNGREIDAMSIYQMYLVHFQDYDLDTVHQITRAPKDLIVRWARDNGTIKPAAIHNGEGVCHYFHMTEMGRAAALVMTLTGNIGKFGTGCHTWSGNYKVGIWNATPWSGVGCGVHLSEDPWNINLDPNAHGKEIKYRNYYYGEEPGYWNHGDTALIVNTPKYGRKVFTGKTHMPSPSKLRWVVNVNILNNSKHHYDMVRNVDPNIECLITQDIEMTSDVNHNDIAFAVNSWMEFTYPEMTATVSNPWVQIWKGGIRPLYDTRNDIDTFTGVAAKLADMTGDQRMRDIFQFVFQNRVDVYAQRILDASSTFYGYSADVLLKSEKGWMVMVRTYPRHPLWEETNESKPMWTRSGRIETYRIEPEAIEYGENFIVHREGPEATPYLPNAIFTTNPYVRPDDYGIPITAQHHDDKMIRNIKLSWAEIKRHSNPLWEKGYQFYCVTPKTRHRVHSQWSVNDWVQIYESNFGDPYRMDKRTPGVGEHQIHINPQAAKDRGINDGDYVYVDGNPVDRPYRGWKPSDPYYKVARLMIRAKYNPAYPYHVTMAKHAPYVSTPKSVKGHETRPDGRAIAIDTGYQSNFRYGAQQSFTRNWLMPIHQTDSLPGKHAIAWKFKWGYQVDHHAINTVPKECLIRITKAEDGGIGARGPWEPVRTGFTPGQENEFMIKWLKGEHIKIKV, from the coding sequence ATGTTTTTGTCACGTCGCCAATTTCTGAAGGTCTCCGTCGGCACGGTCGCCGCTGCCGCCGTGGCGGACAAGGTCCTGGCGTTGACCGCGCTCCAGCCGGTGATCGAGGTGGGCAATCCCCTGGGGGACTACCCGGACCGCTCCTGGGAGCGCGTCTATCATGACCAGTATCGGTATGATTCCTCCTTCACGTGGGTCTGCTCGCCCAACGATACGCACGCCTGTCGGATTCGGGCCTTTGTGCGCAACGGCGTGGTCATGCGCGTGGAGCAGAACTACGACCACCAAACCTATGAGGACTTGTACGGCAACCGGGGGACGTTCGCCCAGAATCCCCGCATGTGTCTGAAAGGGTTTACCTTCCACCGGCGGGTCTACGGGCCCTATCGGCTGAAGGGCCCCTTGATGCGGAAGGGCTGGAAGCAGTGGATGGATGACGGCTCGCCGGAGCTGACCCCGGAGTCCAAGCGGAAGTATAAGTTTGACAGTCGCTTCTTGGACGACATGCTGCGGGTCTCGTGGGATACCGCGTTTACCTATGCGGCCAAGGCCATGATTGTGATCGCCACCCGCTACAGTGGGGAAGCCGGGGCGCGGCGGCTGCGGGAGCAGGGGTATGCGCCGGAGATGATTGAAATGATGAAGGGCGCCGGCGTGCGCTGCTTCAAACACAGGGCCGGCATGCCCATTCTCGGACTCATCGGCAAGCACGGGAATACCCGTTTCAACAACAGTGTCCTGCCGTTGTTGGACAGTTGGATCCGCAAAGTTGGACCCGACCAAGCCCAAGGAGGCCGATATTGGAACAATTACACCTGGCACGGCGATCAGGATCCATCCCAGCCGTTTTGGAACGGCACGCAAAACTGCGATGTCGATTTGAGCGATATGCGGTTCACCAAAATGAACACGAGCTGGGGCAAGAACTTCGTCGAGAATAAAATGCCGGAAGCGCACTGGAAGCTCGAATCGATCGAGCGCGGCGCTCGTATCTGCGTCATCACTCCGGAATATAATCCGACGGCCCAACGAGCCGACTACTGGATTCCTGTTCGGCCGAATGCGGATGCCGCGCTGTTCCTCGGCGCCTGCAAGATCATTCTCGATGAGAATATGCAGGACATCGACTATATCAAGCAGTTCACGGATTTGCCTCTGTTGGTCCGGACGGACACCTTGCAGTATTTGGACCCCCGGGACGTGATTGCAGACTACAAGTTCCCCGACTTTTCACACAGCTATTCGGGCCGTGTCCAATCGTTGAAACCAAATCAGATCGAACGGTTAGGCGGGTTCATGGTCTGGGACTCGGACAAAAAACAGGCTGTCCCGCTGCATCGCGAACAGGTCGGCTGGCATTTGGACAAAAGCGGGATTGATCCGGCTTTGACCGGCACCTATCGGGTCAAACTCCTCAACGGTCGTGAAATCGATGCGATGTCGATTTACCAGATGTACTTGGTCCACTTCCAAGATTACGATTTGGACACTGTGCACCAGATCACGCGGGCGCCTAAGGATTTGATCGTGCGTTGGGCTCGCGACAACGGCACGATTAAACCCGCTGCGATTCACAACGGCGAAGGGGTCTGCCACTATTTCCATATGACGGAGATGGGGCGGGCTGCGGCGCTCGTCATGACCTTGACCGGGAATATCGGCAAGTTCGGCACCGGGTGCCATACCTGGTCCGGTAACTACAAAGTGGGGATTTGGAATGCCACTCCCTGGTCAGGCGTCGGCTGCGGCGTCCACCTATCGGAAGATCCTTGGAATATCAATCTGGATCCCAACGCCCATGGGAAGGAAATCAAATACAGGAACTACTATTATGGTGAAGAGCCCGGCTACTGGAACCATGGCGATACGGCCTTGATCGTCAATACGCCGAAGTACGGCCGCAAGGTGTTCACCGGCAAGACCCACATGCCGAGTCCCAGCAAGCTGCGTTGGGTGGTGAACGTCAACATCTTGAATAACTCAAAACACCATTACGACATGGTGCGCAACGTCGATCCGAACATCGAATGCCTCATCACGCAGGACATCGAGATGACCTCCGACGTCAATCACAACGACATCGCCTTTGCCGTTAACTCTTGGATGGAATTCACCTATCCGGAAATGACGGCCACCGTATCGAATCCCTGGGTGCAGATTTGGAAAGGCGGCATTCGTCCTTTGTACGATACTCGCAACGATATCGACACCTTCACCGGGGTGGCAGCCAAACTGGCCGACATGACGGGCGACCAGCGCATGCGGGACATCTTTCAGTTCGTCTTTCAGAATCGGGTCGACGTGTATGCACAGCGGATACTCGACGCCTCCAGCACCTTCTATGGCTACAGCGCTGATGTGCTGCTGAAGTCAGAAAAGGGCTGGATGGTCATGGTGCGCACCTATCCGCGGCATCCACTCTGGGAAGAGACCAACGAGTCGAAGCCCATGTGGACCAGATCAGGAAGAATCGAGACCTATCGCATTGAGCCGGAGGCCATTGAGTACGGAGAAAACTTCATCGTGCACCGTGAAGGGCCGGAGGCGACGCCGTATTTGCCGAACGCCATCTTCACGACGAATCCCTACGTTCGGCCCGACGACTACGGTATTCCGATCACGGCGCAACACCATGACGACAAGATGATTCGGAACATCAAACTGTCATGGGCGGAAATCAAGCGCCATAGCAATCCCTTGTGGGAGAAAGGCTACCAGTTCTATTGCGTGACGCCCAAAACGCGCCATCGGGTGCACAGTCAGTGGTCGGTGAACGACTGGGTGCAGATTTACGAATCCAACTTCGGGGATCCGTACCGCATGGATAAACGGACGCCGGGGGTGGGCGAGCACCAGATCCACATCAACCCGCAAGCGGCGAAAGATCGCGGGATCAACGACGGCGACTATGTGTATGTCGACGGGAACCCCGTCGATCGCCCGTACCGTGGCTGGAAACCGAGCGACCCCTACTACAAAGTCGCCCGGTTGATGATTCGCGCAAAATACAACCCGGCTTATCCGTACCATGTCACGATGGCGAAGCATGCGCCCTATGTGTCGACTCCGAAATCGGTGAAGGGCCATGAAACCCGCCCGGACGGCCGGGCCATCGCGATCGATACGGGGTATCAGTCGAATTTCCGGTACGGTGCACAACAGTCCTTTACACGCAACTGGCTGATGCCGATACACCAAACCGACTCGCTCCCGGGCAAACATGCCATTGCCTGGAAGTTCAAATGGGGATATCAGGTCGACCACCATGCTATTAATACGGTTCCGAAGGAGTGCCTGATCCGCATCACCAAAGCGGAAGACGGCGGGATCGGGGCCCGAGGGCCGTGGGAGCCGGTGCGCACCGGCTTTACGCCGGGGCAAGAGAACGAGTTCATGATCAAGTGGCTCAAAGGCGAACACATCAAAATCAAGGTCTAA
- a CDS encoding MoaD/ThiS family protein, which translates to MIKVRIPTPLRPLTKGQGEVETKAGSVVEMIEMLNSAHPGIKDRLCDETGELRRFVNIYVNEEDIRFLKGKDTSLKDGDEVSIVPAIAGG; encoded by the coding sequence ATGATCAAAGTTCGTATTCCGACTCCCCTTCGTCCCCTGACCAAAGGCCAGGGTGAGGTCGAGACCAAAGCCGGCAGTGTGGTGGAGATGATCGAGATGTTGAACAGCGCGCATCCCGGCATCAAAGATCGCCTGTGCGATGAAACGGGAGAGCTCCGTCGCTTCGTGAACATTTACGTCAACGAAGAAGACATTCGTTTCCTCAAGGGGAAAGACACCTCCCTCAAGGATGGCGACGAGGTTTCCATCGTCCCGGCGATCGCGGGAGGATAA
- the moeB gene encoding molybdopterin-synthase adenylyltransferase MoeB, with protein sequence MDFTEEQINRYSRHILLPEVGGKGQKKIAKSRILLVGAGGLGSPAALYLAAAGVGTIGLIDSDVVDLTNLQRQILHHTPDVGRPKVVSGKEKIQALNPDVSVSMYEERLTAGNALKIFADYDVVIDGVDNFTAKFLINDACFFAGKPLVHGGILRFDGRITTIIPKKSACYRCVFKAPPPPGLVASCQEAGVIGVLAGIVGTIQATEALKLVLGIGRPLTDRLLDFDARKTLFREIKVRRNPSCALCGAHPTITELFDDGDPYAGCAERSSA encoded by the coding sequence ATGGATTTTACTGAAGAACAGATCAACCGTTACAGCCGGCATATTCTGTTGCCCGAAGTCGGTGGCAAGGGGCAGAAGAAGATCGCTAAATCCAGGATTCTTCTGGTCGGCGCCGGTGGTCTTGGCTCCCCGGCAGCCTTGTACTTGGCCGCAGCAGGAGTCGGCACGATCGGGTTGATCGACAGCGATGTCGTGGACCTGACAAACCTCCAACGTCAGATTCTTCACCATACGCCCGATGTCGGCCGCCCCAAGGTCGTGTCCGGCAAAGAAAAGATCCAAGCGCTGAACCCCGACGTGTCGGTGTCGATGTATGAAGAACGTCTCACGGCCGGCAACGCGCTCAAGATCTTCGCCGATTACGATGTCGTGATCGATGGTGTCGATAACTTTACGGCGAAGTTCCTGATCAACGACGCCTGTTTCTTCGCGGGGAAACCGCTGGTTCATGGAGGCATTCTTCGATTCGATGGGCGTATCACGACCATCATCCCAAAGAAATCGGCCTGCTATCGTTGCGTGTTCAAAGCGCCTCCCCCGCCGGGGTTGGTCGCTTCCTGCCAGGAAGCCGGAGTCATCGGCGTGCTGGCAGGGATCGTCGGAACGATTCAGGCAACCGAGGCGCTGAAGCTCGTGCTGGGCATCGGACGACCGCTGACGGATCGTTTGCTCGACTTCGACGCCCGTAAGACACTGTTTCGAGAGATCAAAGTCCGCCGGAACCCGAGCTGTGCGCTCTGCGGGGCGCATCCGACGATCACTGAGCTGTTCGATGACGGAGACCCCTATGCCGGATGTGCCGAACGTTCATCCGCATAG
- a CDS encoding type II toxin-antitoxin system Phd/YefM family antitoxin → MTKIASVSYVRAHLPEMVASLRKKKRGRVIITRNGAASAVLLSPEELETLEILADKKLMLSLLKAEEDERARRLVEHEDIFK, encoded by the coding sequence ATGACCAAAATTGCATCGGTATCGTATGTGCGGGCGCACTTACCGGAGATGGTCGCGTCGCTCCGAAAGAAAAAGCGCGGGCGTGTCATTATCACTCGAAATGGTGCCGCGTCGGCTGTTCTCTTGTCTCCAGAAGAGCTCGAGACATTGGAGATTCTTGCGGACAAGAAGCTCATGCTCTCTCTGCTGAAAGCGGAAGAGGATGAACGTGCCCGGCGGCTGGTCGAGCACGAAGACATCTTCAAATGA
- a CDS encoding M67 family metallopeptidase yields the protein MADLVIPQHILDDIIAHAKELTPYECCGLLAGTDGLVSHLYRIKNIVAMEGAQHLSSFDSAKAAHLERLSPAERAEIAFVMDMQDFSAAKKDMRNQGLDLQIVYHSHPHDPARPSVTDIKIATDYEEIWPKINLPLPAYLLVSLMNSEPDIKTYWIKSGRVILADVLIR from the coding sequence GTGGCGGACTTGGTTATTCCACAGCATATCCTCGACGACATCATCGCGCACGCAAAAGAACTCACTCCCTACGAATGCTGCGGGCTTCTGGCCGGAACCGATGGCCTCGTCAGCCATCTGTATCGCATCAAGAACATCGTCGCGATGGAGGGCGCCCAACATCTGTCCTCATTCGATTCGGCAAAAGCCGCCCACCTCGAACGGCTATCCCCCGCTGAGCGCGCGGAAATCGCGTTCGTCATGGACATGCAGGACTTTTCGGCCGCGAAGAAGGATATGCGCAACCAAGGTCTAGACCTTCAAATCGTGTATCACTCCCATCCCCACGATCCGGCCCGGCCCTCGGTGACCGACATCAAGATCGCCACCGACTATGAAGAGATTTGGCCGAAGATCAATCTGCCGCTTCCCGCGTATCTCCTTGTCTCACTCATGAATTCCGAACCGGACATCAAGACCTATTGGATCAAATCCGGCCGAGTCATCCTCGCCGATGTCCTCATCCGCTGA
- a CDS encoding type II toxin-antitoxin system RelE/ParE family toxin, whose product MTYRILYTEEAARRLARLDKTVKERIGRAIIRLSEHPELGKRLTGLLSDRWSYRVGDWRILYKVRKSELLILVLTVGHRSDVYKV is encoded by the coding sequence ATGACGTACCGCATCCTTTACACGGAGGAAGCGGCGCGCCGTCTTGCCAGGCTGGATAAAACAGTCAAAGAGCGAATCGGCCGGGCGATCATCCGGCTCTCGGAGCATCCAGAATTGGGGAAGCGTCTGACCGGACTTCTGAGCGACCGATGGTCATACCGCGTCGGTGATTGGCGGATTCTATACAAGGTGAGAAAAAGTGAGCTGCTGATACTCGTCCTGACCGTCGGGCACCGAAGTGACGTCTATAAGGTATGA
- the moeB gene encoding molybdopterin-synthase adenylyltransferase MoeB → MELTEKQIQRYSRHILLQDVGGKGQLKLNQAKVLLIGAGGLGSPAGLYLAAAGIGTIGLVDGDVVDLSNLQRQIMHSTATLGQPKVESGRKTLSAINPDIAIRTYHQLVDAENILPLVSQYDIVLDGSDNFTTRFLVNDACFFAKKTLISASMFRFEGQLTTIKPHQGYPCYRCLYPEPPPAGLVPNCQEAGVLGVLAGTMGILQASEAIKEILGIGETVADKLVIYDALDMKFRKVNRPKDPACPLCGPNPKIKDLSLDYAVSCTI, encoded by the coding sequence ATGGAACTCACTGAGAAACAAATCCAACGGTACAGCCGGCACATCCTCCTTCAAGACGTCGGAGGAAAAGGCCAGCTGAAACTCAACCAGGCTAAGGTCCTTCTGATCGGCGCAGGTGGTCTCGGCTCTCCGGCCGGTCTGTATCTCGCCGCAGCCGGCATTGGAACTATTGGATTGGTCGACGGGGACGTGGTCGACCTCTCGAATCTCCAGCGGCAAATCATGCACTCGACTGCGACGCTTGGGCAACCCAAGGTTGAATCCGGCCGAAAGACTCTCTCGGCGATCAACCCTGACATTGCCATTAGGACCTATCATCAGCTGGTCGATGCGGAGAACATCTTACCGCTCGTCTCGCAGTACGATATCGTGCTCGACGGTTCCGATAACTTCACGACGCGATTCTTGGTCAACGACGCCTGTTTTTTTGCCAAGAAAACACTGATCTCAGCCAGCATGTTTCGGTTTGAAGGCCAACTGACGACCATCAAGCCGCACCAGGGCTATCCCTGCTATCGTTGTCTCTATCCCGAGCCCCCTCCGGCCGGCTTAGTGCCCAATTGCCAGGAGGCCGGTGTGCTTGGCGTCTTGGCAGGCACGATGGGAATCCTGCAGGCGTCGGAAGCCATCAAGGAGATCCTCGGTATCGGAGAAACAGTGGCCGACAAACTGGTGATCTACGATGCCCTCGACATGAAATTCAGAAAGGTCAATCGCCCGAAGGATCCGGCCTGTCCGCTCTGTGGGCCAAATCCTAAAATCAAGGATTTGAGTCTGGATTACGCAGTCAGCTGCACCATCTAG
- a CDS encoding sigma-54-dependent Fis family transcriptional regulator: MMTYGGVSALRSTRARSTAPFTILVVEDNATDVELMLHALEAADLKPLGGDFDMEVRPTAEGALQLISERAVDVVLTDLVLPGMDGLDLVSRLQTIDPELPVLVVTRMNAVPMAVDAMRRGAFDYVLKPVNAQDLGIRLHRAIRISEILRRHAIYEQQDRRQFEVNGFVGGSIAFEQVRRSISEAAQVQSTVLITGETGTGKGMIARAIHQQSAKADQPFQVIDCTTVPDGMMESELFGHVRGAFTGAIADKPGLIELANGGTVFLDEIGELPLLLQAKLLRVLEENEVRPVGGTRVRRVDMRVIAATNRDLEARVRAGTFRKDLYYRLAVVSIRVPPLRERREDVPLIARHMLSRLVQAMGKPPCHLDEEAVRVLMSYAWPGNGRELRNVMERLVMFLTSDTISARDVQRVLQQDDTDSLVPADPGLAALPYMEAKERALEEFTKSYLRVKLAQHGGVITKAAADSGIPRQHFSLLMKRFLGSDEGLEGQ; this comes from the coding sequence ATGATGACCTACGGTGGAGTATCGGCCTTGCGATCGACCAGAGCCAGATCAACGGCGCCGTTCACGATTTTGGTCGTCGAGGATAACGCAACGGACGTGGAGTTGATGCTGCATGCCCTCGAAGCGGCGGATCTGAAGCCGTTGGGGGGAGACTTCGACATGGAAGTGCGTCCCACGGCCGAAGGGGCCTTGCAATTGATCAGTGAACGGGCCGTCGATGTGGTGCTCACCGACCTCGTGTTGCCCGGGATGGACGGGCTGGATCTGGTCAGCCGCCTCCAGACGATCGATCCGGAATTGCCGGTGTTGGTGGTCACGCGGATGAACGCGGTCCCTATGGCCGTGGATGCGATGCGGCGAGGCGCGTTCGACTATGTGCTCAAACCCGTCAATGCGCAAGATTTAGGGATCCGTCTCCATCGGGCGATCCGAATCTCCGAAATACTGCGGCGGCATGCGATCTACGAGCAGCAGGATCGCCGGCAATTCGAAGTCAATGGCTTCGTGGGGGGCAGCATCGCCTTCGAGCAAGTCAGGCGAAGTATCAGTGAGGCGGCCCAAGTCCAGTCCACGGTCTTGATCACCGGGGAAACGGGAACGGGAAAGGGGATGATCGCCCGAGCCATTCACCAGCAGAGCGCAAAGGCCGATCAACCGTTTCAGGTGATCGATTGTACGACGGTCCCCGATGGAATGATGGAGTCCGAGCTGTTCGGGCATGTGCGGGGCGCCTTTACGGGGGCTATCGCCGACAAGCCCGGCCTCATTGAGTTGGCGAACGGCGGCACCGTATTTCTGGACGAAATCGGGGAACTGCCGCTTCTCCTTCAAGCAAAACTCTTGCGTGTCTTGGAGGAAAACGAAGTGCGTCCGGTAGGCGGAACCAGAGTTCGCCGAGTCGATATGCGCGTGATTGCTGCGACCAACCGAGATCTCGAGGCACGGGTGCGGGCGGGGACCTTCAGGAAGGATTTGTATTATCGGCTCGCCGTCGTCTCGATTCGAGTGCCCCCGCTTCGCGAGCGCCGTGAAGACGTTCCCCTTATCGCGCGCCATATGCTCAGCCGCCTCGTTCAAGCGATGGGCAAGCCCCCGTGCCATCTTGATGAAGAGGCGGTGCGTGTGCTGATGTCCTATGCTTGGCCCGGGAACGGACGAGAGCTTCGCAATGTCATGGAGCGGCTGGTCATGTTTTTGACTAGCGATACCATTTCAGCTCGAGATGTCCAACGTGTGCTTCAACAAGATGATACGGACAGTCTAGTACCAGCAGACCCTGGGTTGGCCGCTCTTCCGTATATGGAGGCGAAGGAACGAGCGCTCGAAGAGTTTACGAAGTCCTACCTGCGGGTCAAACTCGCGCAGCACGGCGGTGTCATCACGAAAGCTGCCGCAGACAGCGGAATTCCTCGTCAACATTTCTCACTGCTCATGAAACGATTTTTAGGAAGCGACGAAGGTCTTGAAGGTCAGTAA
- a CDS encoding NIL domain-containing protein, with the protein MAHLRFHIRFPEDKIREPIIYQIGREYNVVTDVRRADVRDTTGWADVELSGDTAEIERAVAGLRAKGCVVDPIELNVVE; encoded by the coding sequence ATGGCTCATTTGCGCTTTCATATTCGTTTTCCTGAGGACAAGATCAGAGAACCGATCATTTATCAGATCGGGCGCGAGTATAACGTCGTCACCGATGTCCGACGCGCCGATGTTCGCGACACGACAGGTTGGGCGGATGTGGAACTTTCAGGTGATACGGCCGAGATCGAACGGGCCGTGGCCGGGCTACGCGCCAAAGGCTGCGTCGTCGATCCGATTGAATTGAACGTGGTGGAATGA
- a CDS encoding nitrate oxidoreductase subunit beta → MPEVYNWQLGRKMLYPYEERHPKWQFAFVFNINRCLACQTCSMADKSTWLFSKGQEYMWWNNVETKPYGGYPQFYDVKITQLIEQVNPGGQVWNVRVGRKHHAPYGVFEGMTIFDAGAKVGQAAIGYIPTDQEWRFVNIYEDTATSMRALVEGIDKTGFSRDEPWKMTGSSLPEHETFFFYLQRICNHCTYPGCLAACPRKAIYKRPEDGIVLIDQNRCRGYKKCVEQCPYKKPMYRGTTRVSEKCIACYPRIEGKDPLTGGEPMETRCMAACVGKIRMQSLVRIGEDGLWAEDRWHPLYYAIRVEQVALPLYPQWGTEPNGFYIPPRHSPRGYARQMFGPGVDNAIEKYLVPSRELLAVLQLWRASQQIVFRYDVIPGPKVFETQIHGKRFEMYNDTVLGFNKSGKEVARIQVEEPIYIRPAERVTWL, encoded by the coding sequence ATGCCTGAAGTCTATAACTGGCAACTGGGGCGGAAGATGTTGTACCCGTACGAGGAACGACATCCGAAGTGGCAGTTTGCCTTTGTGTTCAACATCAACCGGTGTCTCGCGTGCCAGACCTGCAGCATGGCGGACAAGTCGACGTGGCTGTTCTCCAAGGGGCAGGAATACATGTGGTGGAACAACGTGGAGACCAAGCCCTACGGCGGGTACCCGCAGTTCTACGACGTGAAAATCACGCAGTTGATCGAACAGGTCAATCCGGGGGGCCAGGTGTGGAACGTGCGGGTGGGCCGCAAACACCATGCGCCCTATGGCGTGTTCGAAGGGATGACCATCTTCGATGCGGGGGCCAAAGTGGGCCAGGCCGCGATCGGGTACATACCGACCGACCAGGAATGGCGGTTCGTGAACATCTACGAAGACACCGCCACCTCCATGCGGGCCTTGGTCGAAGGGATCGACAAGACCGGCTTCTCCCGGGACGAACCGTGGAAAATGACGGGGAGCAGCCTGCCGGAGCACGAAACCTTCTTCTTCTACCTGCAGCGGATCTGTAACCACTGTACCTACCCGGGGTGCCTGGCGGCCTGCCCGCGCAAAGCGATCTACAAGCGGCCGGAGGACGGCATCGTGTTGATCGACCAGAACCGCTGCCGGGGGTACAAGAAATGTGTCGAGCAGTGTCCGTACAAGAAGCCGATGTACCGGGGGACGACCCGGGTCAGTGAAAAGTGCATTGCCTGCTATCCGCGGATCGAAGGCAAGGATCCGCTGACGGGCGGCGAGCCGATGGAAACACGCTGCATGGCGGCCTGCGTGGGCAAGATTCGCATGCAGAGCCTGGTGCGGATCGGGGAGGACGGCCTGTGGGCGGAGGATCGGTGGCACCCCCTGTACTACGCCATCCGGGTCGAGCAAGTGGCGCTCCCGCTCTATCCGCAATGGGGCACCGAGCCCAATGGCTTCTACATCCCGCCGCGGCACAGCCCGCGCGGGTATGCCCGGCAGATGTTCGGCCCCGGGGTGGACAATGCCATCGAGAAGTATCTGGTGCCGAGCCGGGAACTGTTGGCCGTGCTGCAGTTGTGGCGGGCGAGTCAGCAGATCGTCTTCCGCTATGACGTGATTCCCGGGCCGAAAGTCTTCGAGACGCAGATCCACGGCAAGCGGTTCGAGATGTACAACGATACGGTGTTGGGCTTCAACAAGTCGGGCAAGGAAGTCGCCCGCATTCAGGTCGAGGAGCCCATCTATATTCGCCCCGCCGAACGCGTCACCTGGCTCTAG